A region of Onychomys torridus chromosome 10, mOncTor1.1, whole genome shotgun sequence DNA encodes the following proteins:
- the LOC118592294 gene encoding protein FRG2-like-1, translating into MSVKSGSPDPDPSCPPLHSPEDEQITFESSTSGSQPSETEGMSRESESSSREHTDGSAQMMENTRKRKRSSKDSKQVKMGNEGTSHSEKRPKTPAKNTEQEANGHQQELARWPEPQRTSPPPLRKSLVLSLRAMSEAVCGDIAQLQAQQRHSLLSQEQLSKLTQLSRSLNPIVQTFYSLANQAGFSFPAEGWLVPCPMSSSRELTRNDSQSSSLEEGQITDTTSPSDKS; encoded by the exons ATGAGCGTGAAATCAGGAAGCCCTGACCCAGACCCTTCCTGCCCTCCACTGCACTCACCTGAAGATGAACAGATCACCTTTGAAAGCAGTACCTCAG GATCACAGCCAAGTGAGACTGAGGGGATGTCCAGGGAGTCAGAGAGCAGTTCCAGAGAGCACACTGATGGATCAG CTCAGATGATGGAAAATACCAGGAAGAGGAAACGCTCTTCCAAGGACTCCAAGCAGGTCAAAATGG GAAATGAGGGTACCTCCCACTCGGAAAAGAGACCAAAGACCCCAGCCAAGAACACTGAGCAAGAAGCCAATGGCCACCAACAAGAATTAGCCCGTTGGCCAGAACCTCAGCGCACAAGTCCACCACCACTTCGAAAGAGCCTGGTGCTCTCTCTTCGGGCAATGTCTGAGGCTGTTTgtggagacatagctcagctgCAGGCCCAGCAGCGTCATTCCCTGCTCAGCCAGGAGCAACTCTCTAAGCTCACACAGCTCTCAAGGTCTCTGAATCCCATCGTGCAGACCTTCTACAGCCTGGCCAACCAAGCTGGCTTCTCCTTCCCTGCTGAAGGCTGGCTTGTGCCATGCCCCATGTCCAGCTCCCGGGAGCTGACTAGAAATGACTCTCAGAGTTCTTCATTGGAGGAAGGACAGATCACAGATACTACAAGCCCATCAGACAAGTCCTGA